The Fimbriimonadaceae bacterium nucleotide sequence CAACGGCGATGTCAAGACGGCCGATGACGCCCGACGGATGGTCGAAGAGACCGGGTGCGACGGGGTCATGGTCGGCCGGGCCGCCATTAGCAACCCGTGGCGGCTCCGCTCGATCCGTTGCGGCCTGACCGGCGAGCCCGCGCCCCCCGAGCCGGGCCTCTCGGAACGAGTCGCGACAGCGCTGGACCACGCCAAACTGATGGTCCAGTACGAGCATGAAGCCGACGAACAGACCAGCGCGAAGACCAGCGAGGCGGACGTGGAGCTTCGCGCGATCCGCGCCCTGCGCGGCCAACTCCCCCTCTACATCAAAGGCGCACCTGGGGCGAGCGATGTCCGTGGTCGCCTCAGTACGGTCTCGAGTGTCGCCGAGCTTGAGGACATCCTAACCGGCTTCTTGCAGAGAGCGTCGGCCGCCTCCGCCGTTTAGAAGGGCAAGAGGCATGCTGGAATACACCGCGTACACCCTCTTCCACCTCGTGCTCAGCCCGGTGCTCGCCCTGCGGGGCCTCGCGCGCGCGCGGCGTCGCGGCTACGGGCGCTTGATGCGGGAGCGGCTCTTTGGGGGCGGGAAACCGCCTCACAAGGCGGACTGGACCGCGGTCTACGCGGGCTACATGGGGGAAGCCCGTCTTGGCGAGCGGATCGCCAGAGAATTGGCCGCGGAGCTAGGTCTCGACACCGTGCTCCTGGTTGCGACCGACGAGGCGGCAAAGACCAGGGACGGGGTGCTCGTACGAGGCGCCCCGTTTAACAGCCCTTTCTCAGTCCTCCTCTTCCTGGCGCGCTGGGGGCCTAGAGAGCTCATAGCGGTCGGCTCGGTGGACGCTTGGCACGTGAAGGCGCTGGCCCGGCTTACGGGGACTTCGGTCTTCGTGGTCGATGGGGACCTGACGGGCGAGGAGGCCGCGCGGCAAAGCGGCCGTTTCGGCCACAGGCACCAGTTCGCCCTGCCGAACGGCTACACGGTCTCCAGCGCCGCGGGCAAGGACCTCTTGGCGAGCCTCGGGGCGGATCCCGCCACGATCTTGGTCGAGACGCCGCTGAGCCTCAACGTCAGCCCGCCTAAGGCGGCCTTGCCGTGGCACGCCGTTCTCGGTAGCGACGCGGGAGATCTTGTCATCGTGGCGGGGTGCACCCACCCGGAGGACGAGGGTCCCGTGCTCACGGCCTTCGAAGCAGTCCGCCAGGTCATTCCAGATGCGCGGTTGATTCTCGCCCCTCGGCGGGTCGAACGCGCACCCGAGGTCGCGGCTAAGGTGAAAGCCGCGGCGATCCCGTGCGTCCTGCGCACGGAAGGCATATCCGCTCCGCCCGGTGCGGTCTTGGTGCTGGACACCATCGGTGAGCTACGCGACGCCTACTCAGGCGCCACAGTGGCCTTCATAGGCGGCACGTTCGGCGCATCCCGAGGGGGGCACTCGCCCAGCGAGGCAGTCGCCTGGGGAGTCCCCCTCACCCTGGGCTGCCACTTCGAACAGCACCGGTCCGCCTACGAGTTCCTTCGGGAAGCGGGTACCGCTACCTTCTGCCCTGACGCGGAGCACCTCGCTAATGCCTGGAAAGAGGCCTATGAAAACCCTGCCGTGAAAGAACGGGCCGAAGCACTAGCCCGGCGGCTGGCTGAAGAGGGGGAAGGCCAGATTGCCCGCCTTTACCGCAAGCTGACCGGTTTACGTCCCTCTGGGGCCAAGGCTCGGCCTTCGGGCCAGTAGAATCGTCTCTGGACACCAACGATGCTGTTCCGCACCTTGATCCTGCGCGCCTCAGCCCTGCCGTTCGTCAAGGCGTTCATGACTCGGTCGCCGCTGGTCCGGCCGGTCGTCCGAAGGTTCATCGCGGGCGAGACGGTCGAGCAAGCCATCCAAGTTGGCGACGGGCTCGCGGCCTCGTGCTTTAACGTGTCCTTGGACCTGCTCGGCGAGAACGTGGCGTCCGTCACGGAGGCGGAGCGGGAGCGCGACGCCTATGTGGACCTCGTCCGCCGCATCGGGCAAAGCCCGCACGTCGAGAAGATCAACGTTTCGATCAAGCTGACCGCGCTGGGCCTCGACCAAGGAGATGAGATCGCCGAGAAACACTATCGCGAGATCGTCGCCGAGGCGGCGAAGTTCGGCATGTTCGTCCGTGCAGACATGGAAGCGAGCGCCTATACCGAGCGGACGGTGGCCATGGTGGCGCGGGTCTTCGCCGACCTCAAGAACACGGGGACGGTTCTGCAAAGCATGCTGCACCGCACCCTGGACGACGCCCGCACGATGATCGCCCTCGGCGCGCGTGTCCGCATCGTCAAGGGCGCCTACCTAGAGCCGGCCACGGTCGCCTATCAGGACAAGGCCACAGTCGACGCGAAGTACGTCGAGGTGGCGAAGATGCTGCTTTCGGAGGGCAACTACCCGGCTATCGCGACCCACGACGAGCGGATCATTGGCGAGCTCAAGGCGTTCGTGCGAGAGAAGGGGATCGACCCTGCGAAGTTCGAGTGGCAAATGCTCTACGGCATCCGGCGCGACCTGCAGGACCGCCTTAGGGAAGAGGGTTACAACGTCCGGGTCTATGTCCCGTTCGGCTCGGCTTGGTACCCCTACTTTTCGCGCAGGCTGGCCGAGCGCCCTGCAAACCTGGCCTTCATCGCGAAGAGCCTGGTCCGCCGCTAGGGGCGGTAACGGACAAGGAAGAGCTGGCTGCCCTCGTAGACGACCTCGCCGTAAGGTCGCAAGTCGGCCAGCGGTAGCGTCTCTCCCGCGAACTTCTGGTTCTCGAACGCGACCGGGTTTGGGGCGACGATGAAGTCCGGTTTGATCTCGCGAAGGATCGCCTTGCGGTCGGCGTCGGAGGTCGTCGAAAGAAAGAGGAGGGTGGCGAGCGTGCGGCGGCGGCCGTAGTCGGGCGTCTCGCTCCAGTGCCCAGCGAATGTGTAGGCGCCGGTCATGCCCGAGATGATCGAGTTGAGATCGGCGAGGATCGGCGTGTCAAAGTCGGCGGGGCCCACGGGGTTGGGAATGCCAGGCATTGCGACCACCACCTTGCGGCCCGGGGCGCGGTCGATCTCCTCCAGGACCCGCACCGCGTCCTGTGAGTAGTAGACCGAATGAACGGTCGTGCTGCTCACGTCCTTGCGGATGAAGACGATCTCGCGCTGGAACCACAGGATCGAGACCGCGCAGGTCATCACTAGCGCAAGGGCGGCGACCAGGTTGCGGGTGGAGCGGTCGCGGTGGGTGAGGATTTGGGGCAGGCTGAGGGAGGCCAAGATCGCCCACGGGACGACCAGCCCCATCGAGAGCTTGCGCTCAAAGAGGGCGGGGAAGTAAATGGCGACGAGGCCCAGGATTGCCCAAGACCAAATGAGGTTCCAGCCCGCGTCGGCTTTGGCCAGAAGAGCCAGCAACCCGAGCGCCACGATAAACACCGCGATCCACGGCCCCAAAGTCAGGAAGTAGCCCTGGCCGGGGTCGTGGGGGCGGGCGAGGACGTAGAGCGCCAGTAAGAGCCCGCTGAGGCCGAGCGTCGCGAAGGGCTTCCGCTCCCCCCCGCACTTATAGAGCGCCACCAGGGCTAGGAAGACCGGGGGCAGGATGCCAAACAGGACTTGCTGGAAATTCGCCGAATAGGTCGGCGTGGCCGCCCTCATTTGAAAGACAGGGTCGTGTTGCAGGACGTAAAGGAACCAGAGGGCGGAAGGCAGCGCCCCGAGTCCGATCACCAGGACGCGCCCCACCCAGGGCCAGGTCGCCTGCTTCGAGACCAGCTGGGTCACGAGGAAGCCGACGAGCACGATCGCGATGAGGAGCACATCGTAGCTGTGGATGTTCATCAGCACGCCATAGGCGAGGGCTCCGCCCAGCACGCCTTTCCAGGAATCGCGGGCGGAAAGGACGGCGTTGAAGACCGTGACCATCAGGCAAAGGCTCGCCATGAAGAGCCCGTTCGTGAGCGCGGAAGGGAACACGAACGCCTCCGGTTGCCAAACGTCGATCGGAGCACGGCCCGAGACCAGCGTCGCCACCGTCCTCGACCCGTTGACCGCCGCCTGGCCGAACCGCTCCCAGAAGAGAAACCCGAGGCCGCCGCCAAAGCTCGCGAAAATGAGGCCGAACTTCGCTTCGAAGACCCGCATGTTCAGTCGGATCAAAAGCCGCGACAGCAGGTACACAAACCCGAACGTGAAGACGGCCCGGGAAATCGCCATCGCCGCGGGAATGCCGACCAGCTTCGCGACCAATCCCAGCGCGAAGAAGTAAACGTGCACGGTCAACCCCGGTTGCGGGTCGATGGCAAACCGATTGTCCATGAGGAACCGGCCCTCCATGGCCTGGCGCATCCATGCGGCATAGACCATGTGGTCGTCCAGGTTCGTCTGGATTCCGAAATAAAGCGAGCCCGTAGGCGCGCTCAGCCAACCGATCAGGGCCGGCAACAGGGCCAGGAACGTGACGGCTAGGCCGAGGCGGACGGCAAACCGGGTGATCTCCTCGATCCGGTCTTCTTGTTCTGCGCTGACGTCACGATCCACCGGGCGCGGATTCTACTTGGGGATGGGCCGGTTCATGCTGCGATAGATGTCTTCGATGAGCTTCTTGTTCTCGAGTGCGTGCTTGTTCTTCGGGTCGACGGTCAAGACCTCTCGGTAAAGCCGCAGGGCCTTGGGATACTTGTCCTTCGGCGTCAGAGACTTCGCGACCAGGACGGCGTCGCCATAGTCGTTCGTGGCGGAGACGTAGGCTTTCCGGGCGGCGGCGTCGTCCTTTCGCTTCCCGTAGGCCGCTTTGGCCGCCGTGTACTTTTTGTCGAGCGCTTCGAGCTTCTTCTTATCGGCCTGGATGCTGGCTGCTTGGGCGTTCGGCTGCGGCTGCTGGCCGAAAGCAGGCACGGCGAGCAGCACGAGGGCCAGGAGCGGGAAAACGCGTTTCATCGTGCCATTCTATCCCCTTCTGCCCGACGCCTTTCCCGCAAGGAAGTGCGCGTCCAGGTGCGCGACCGCTCGGTCAGCTCGCCGGCGACTTTTACCGCCGCCTCTCGGGAGAAGCCTTCCTCGTAGAGCGCCGCCTGGAGCAAGCGCCGATCCTCCCAAGGGAGCGACTGCAGGATGCGCTGCTCCGAAGTGCCGGGCGGCACCCCCAAGAGCTTCCGCGCCTCGTCCAAAGTGTTCTGCCCGAGGACGCGTACGGCCAAGTCCTGCTTCTTGGAAAGGCGCATCGTCTCGGAGACGGCGTCGATCATGTCGCGGCTGCCACGTTGGTGGGTGGTCTCAGGGTCTGGCCGGCCAAAGCGCGCGCCGAGGCTGAAGACGACCACGCCTAGCAGCAGGATCAATTGCCATTGGGCGGCGACTGCCCACGAGCCGAGCGCTCCCAGAAAGCCTTCGCGGTCGATGTTCCCGAAGGAAGCCTCAGTGAAGACGACGCGCCCACCAGGGCGGCCCACCCGGGAAACGAGGTCCGCGATGTACTCGGCATTGTCCTCTCGCCCAAGAAACCTGTTGGTGGCCGCGATGCCGTTTTCCACCTGGATTGCCACGCCCGTGCCCTCGAGGTAGCCGCTGGCCAGGGGTTCGCCCGCGGTCCAAAGGACGTAGGGTTCGGACTCGCCGACTTCTAGCGAAGACGTGCCTTCGACCTCGACGGTCGACAGCGCCCTGGGTTCGGGATCGTTGAGGAGGGCGGCTTCCACCGTCCGGGCCTTGGTGGAGGCGTCCGCAAAGTCGCCTGGCAGGACGAGATGGATCACGGAGCCGCCCTCCGAAAGGAAGGCGTGCAAGTTCTTGTTGAACGGCGGTTCCTGAAAGGGAATCGGTTCTTGGTCGAAGATGCCGAGGAGCTTCTGCGGGATCGTGACCGCGATCGCCACGTCCTGCGGACGGAGGCGGGGACGCTCGCGCCGGTCGATCACGACGTCGTAGCCTTGCTGCCGGAGAAGCTCGGCCAAGCCGGCGAGGCCGCTGGGGCCGCTGTTCGTGGCGCTTGGGTTCGTCCTCCGCTCCTGCCGGGCCACGCTCAGCACGAAGTACGACGCGGCCAGCAGTCCGACCAAGACCAAGGCGACGCGCAGGTAGGAGTTGCCCCTCATCGCGGTGCCACCTCCTTCGTGGCGTCCTTCAAGAAGACGTAGAACTCCCGCATCCGGTCAAGGTCCGGCTGCCCCTCCAGCATGTTGCCGTACCAGACTTCCTCAAAGTGCCGGGTCGGCGGGAGGAAGTCGATCGACTCCGGTTTGAGGGCGCTGTCGTGGATCCGGCGAAGGTGCTCCCGGTTGGTCTCGGTGCGGATGAAGCGGGCGATGCCCGCCTCGTCGATCCGCATCAAGCAGGCGAGGTAAAGGCAGCGAACGGCGTCGCGGTAGCGGCCCTCCGCCTCTAGCTGCCCGGCCCGAAGCAGCCATTCGTCGGAAGAGCGGTCGGGCTCGTCTTCGTCCAGGACGCCGCCGCCCCGTACCTTGCGTTGCCACTGCCACCGAAAGGCCCGCACGAACAAGAACACGAGGAGGCCGAACCCGACCGCGACCAATCCCCAGATAAGGGGCGCGAGGCCGGGGAAGGCAAACCCAGGCACGCCGGCCGCGGCGGTTGGACGGAAACGTCCCAACAACTCCCTCAGCCAAGCGGTGAGCCGGTCCCCCGCATTGGTCGCAAGGGAGCGGTTCTCGGCGATCCCGGGATCCTTGTAACGGGGCGAAGAGAGGATATCTTTCGCGGTCTGCCCCGCCTTGTCGTTGGGCGACTTTCGGGCGGAAAGCCGCTCGCGGAGCTCGATCTGGTTGGCGAGGTTCTCCCGGTTAAGCGGCACGTCGGAATCGCTCGAGAGGGCGATCTCAATCTCTTCCGCGACGTTGAGGTCTTCGGCGATCTCCTTCGGCAGGGAGTTTGCCACCCGGGCGAGTTCTTCGCCCGTTTTCGTCGCGCGGACCTTGCTCGCCCAGTCGGTGTGCTGGGCGAAGGCGAGCGCGGCCAGGAGGCTAACGGCCGCGAGCGCCTTGCTTCGCAAGGATGTCCTCCGTCAAGAGCCGAATGTCGTAGGCTTCGAGCCTGACCCGACGGTCGAAGTAGAGAAGCGTCACGACGCTCGTCCAGATGGGGGTCAGGAACCAGAGCGTGACGTAAGTCGGCAGCGCCTGGACGACGCCGGAGAGCAGCTCGCCCAGGCCGAACGGGCTGAACGTCCGCTCGATCAAGCTCTGGAGCCCGAACGCGCCCAGAATGAACTCCATCGAGCCCCCAAGGCCGAAGCCGACCAAGAGCAGCACGGTGATCGCGCCGACCACCGGCCCATAAGCGTTGGACTGGCCGCGGGCGGTCCGCATCAGCTTCCTTGCCCGTCGGAGCGAAGCCAGCGGCTTGGCCGATTCGAGCAGGCACACGACGGGTGCCACGGCGAAGACGCAAAGGCCGACCGGGATGAGGATCCATGCGACGGTCGCGAGGCTCAGCCAACTCAGGGCGGTCACCGCGTCGGTCGCGACATTGTGCGCGCCTGTCCGCTCCGCATAGGCGCCGGCTAAGATGCCGATCCCAGAAAGGACGGCGACCCCGCAAGAGGCGGCGATGACCAGCAGGATCGTCTGGGCCGTCCGCAAGGCGGCCCCACCGCCGACTGGCGGAGGATCTGTCAGGTCTCCTCGCACGAGCGGCGCAAGCTTCGAAACGGTGGCCGCCATCGAACTGCCCAGTCCGAGGGCGAGGAGGGGAAGGGCTACGCCAAGCGCGGTGCCCATCGTGACCATGATCTCGGTCGCCTCGATTCGGAGGTCGCCCCCGGCCCGGGTCGTGAAGAGCCCGTTCAGGACGAACGTGTTGTAGAACGTCAAGCCGGCCAGGCAGAGGATCATGGGCACGGCCGTCGCCTTGAGCACGGGGCGCGCGACCTTTTGATAAAGGCTCAGGGCCGTGTCCACCAACTCGGTCGCGGCGTAGGCGCGGACGAGGGAGCGCCGCTCAAGCGCACCCATCCTTTTCGCGTACGATTCGAGCGGCGTCGCCCGCGCCATTTCGCAACTATACGCGGTTTAGGGCCGGACGGTCACTGGCCCGACCGCCCTCGGCATAGGGCCGATAGCCGGCTTCGGCCGGGGGACTTTCGACGCAAGCCGGGAATCGTTGGCGGGCTGGAGCGTCTTGGCCCCATAGAGGAACCGCGCAGGATGACCGCACTATTCGCCGCAATTGCCACCGCCGCCTTGGGGCAAAGCAGCCCGACGATCGAGTCCTACATCAACACAAACTTCAAGGACGTCTCCTTCGTCGCCCAAGTCCAGAACGCCAAGCAAGCCGAGTTGCGCAAGATCAACAAGGACTTTGCCGATTCCTATCGGTTCAAATCCAGCCAGGTTTGGATGAAGGAGCCGCTGATGCTACGCATGGAAGGGAAGGTCGAGGACACCTCGATCTTCTTCATCGTGAACGGCACGAAGCGCCTCGTGCGGGTGCCGCGGGCTAACATCAACCAGAAGGAAGACCTCAGCCGGAGCCCGGGCAAGCGGCAGACCCCGCTTGACTTCGGCCTGCTCACCCCCTCGCTCTTCAAGGACTTCTTCCAGTCGAAGTTCGTCCGGTCGGAGACTCGCGGGGATTTCGCAGGCTGCCAGGTGTTCGACCTCACCTACATCCCGCGACTCGACGACACCAGCCGCCACCGGGTCTGGGTGGACTCGCAGATGAAGTTTGTGCGTAAGCGCGAGTGGTACAGCCAAAACGGCGGCAAGCTTCTCGCCATCTTCACGTACGACAAGCCGCAGCAAGTCAGCGGGGTCTACGTCCCCACCCGCGTGACGGTCATGAACTCAGAAGGCAAGGTCGGCGGCTCGACGACCTATGGCAGTTTGAAGGTCAATACCGGCCTCCCGAACTCCCTGTTCGAAATCAAGTAAGGGCATGGCCGGGGTGGTGTCTTCTGCACCCCGGTTCCTGCGGAACCTTCACGCCGCATAGCAGTGCGTGGCCGGGGTGGTGTCCTTAGGCACTCTGGCCACGCAGCCGGCATTTACCCGGTCTCCCCGACGGTTCCCCGAGGGTTCCCCCCGGGTTCCCCACGGCACCGGTGCCGTGGGGAACCCTCGGGGAACCCGGGGGGAGTGCGGGGGCAGTTGGCTGGGCCGTGGATTTAATGTTTAATGTCTCGGCACGCTCCGTGCCGAGGCTATTCTCGACCGTGCGATCCCTTCGACGTGGTAGAGCCTGGCCGAGGACCAGCGCTACTCCTCTCCCCGGGCGCAGAGCCCAGCCCTGACCGGGTTGTCGTGGACGTGCCTCACCTTCTGGTCAAACACCGCCCTTTCCTCGCACCAGGTGCAGGTGATTCGACAGACGACGAAGGCGTAGAGCGGCGTGCCGTACCTCTGGCGGTCGGCGAGAAGGGACGCCGCCCCCAGTTCCTTCAGCCTTGGCCTCGCGAACACGGGCGCGAAGTCAAGTGCGGTAGCGGCCAGGAACGCCACCGGCCGCCTGCGCCCAGTTCGTCCGGTGCCGCTTGCGCAGGGCAGGAGTCTAGCCTCAGCACGGGGCGTGCCGAGGCATGAGAAGTTTGTGTCAAGACATCCTGAGGATGCCACCCGCGGGAAAGGCCGTTTCCAGGTTCGGCGAGGGGGCTCTTTGGGGACGTCCCGGGCTTGTCACGGTTTCGTAACGGTCGCAGGTGGATCATGCGCTTGTCGATGGCGCACTGGCTCCGGAGACGCATCGAGGAATCGCATGAACCTTAACACTTGCTTCCGTTCTCTTCGGGCTGCGATGGCCGTTGCCCTCGCTTGCTCGGCCGGTTCGGCTCTTGCCGTCACCTGGTATTCGCAGCCCTGGACCCCGCCGCGCGCCTCGACCCTTTCGGTCGTCGCCAACATCGGCGGGGTGCCTTTTCCCACCAAGGCTTACGACGACTTCGTCATCGCCGCGCCCCAAATCCTCCGCAAGGTCGAGTTCTGGGGGACGCTGCCCGTCGGTTCCGTGGTCCGCTTCGAGCTCTCGTTCTATCAGAACCTGAACTGCAAGGTCGGCGCCCGGACCTACACGACCGCGATCTATCCGCAGAAGACCCCGGTTGGCATGGACTGCCAGGGGCGCACCGTCTACCACTTCCTCGCCAATACGTCGCCTGTCGTGGTCCCGGCGGGCAAGTGGTACGTCTCGATCGCCGAGGACGACTCGACGAGTTCGATCGTCGGTCTCGCCCAGTTCGGGTGGTCCGGACGCAGGCCGTTGACAGGCTGTCCCGCTTGGCTCGAAAAGCCGGGCCCAGCTTTCGACTACGTGAAGGACGCCTGCGACGGCAACCGGAACGACTTGGCCTTCCTGTTCGGCAACTAAACAGACTTACCTCCCGGGGGGGCTTTCCCCACCCCCTCTTCGTCCGGCCCCCCGAAAGGGGGGCTCTTTTGTTGGGGCAGACCCGCCATGCGGCGTCGTTACTTCAAGAGCCGGGTGAGGGTCTCGGAGACCGCCCGTGCGGTGAAATCGAGCAGGGCGCTGGTGCGGTCGTAGGGCAGCCGGGTGGGGCCGATCACGGCGAGGGTGCCCGCCTCGTCCTCGCCCACGAAGAACGTCTTCCGGATCACGGAGAGGCCGTGCATAGATTCGATCGGGTTCTCGCGCCCGATCGTGACGCCCTCGCCGATCGCGGCCGAGTAAAGGGTCTCCTCGTCCTCCAAGCTATCGAGCAAAGCGGCCATTGACTCCATGTCGCGCTGGAACTCGGGCTGGGCGATCACGTACTGCTGGCCGTCTGCGACCAGCTGGCCCCGCATGATCTCGCGTGCCGTCGTGCGAAGGAGGGCGAAGGCGTTGCGCATCAGGACAGAGAGGACCGGGTCTTCGACCGAGGGCGTCTTCGCCCGCGAGACCGTCCGCAGGCTCGAGCCCTCGACCAACGCCCCGAGCGCCGCGTTCGCTTTGCCGAGATGCTCGAGGGTCGTGCCGGGCGGGCAATCGAGGATGCGGGTCTCGACGTGGCCGTTCTGCAGCACGAAGACGAGCAAGGCGCGGTCCGGGCCGATGGCGGTGACGAGCACGTTCCGCACGGTCACCTCTCCGTTGCGGATCGTGGCCGCGATGCTGAGGAGCCGGGTGAGCCGGCTGAGCGCCTTCGTGGTCTCCCGGAGAAGCTCGTTGAGGGTGTCGTCCTCGGAGGTCGCGTCCCCAATGCGGCGCTGCTCCGACGCTTGGAGCACGACCGGGATCAGCAGGTGGTCGACATAGTAGCGATAGCCCAAGTCGCTGGGGATACGCCCGGCACTGGTGTGAGGCTGCTCAAGATAGCCGAGCTCCGTGATCTCGGCCATCTCGTTGCGCACGGTCGCGCTCCTGACCCCGAGCTCGTACTGGCGGACGATCTGCTCGCTGCTGACCGGCTCCGCGCCTTCGACGTATTCGACGACGACCGCCCGCAGAACCTGGCGCTTCCGGGGGCTCAGATCGCTCACAGGCTCTATTTTACTTTGGCCCGGGTTTGGTATCGTGCCGCAACCTATGGTCGCATGCGCCATCCTCGCCGCTTTGCTGGGCGCCAGCCCAAAGCCGGTGGTCTGCCTGGACCCAGGGCATCCGAGCGAGGTGGGCCGCGGGGCATCGGGAAAGCGGGTGACTGAGTTGGAAGTCGCCTGGAAGGTGGCGCTAAAGCTGCGACCGCTTCTGGAGAAGGGCGGGTACACGGTGGTGCTTACGAAGAGCAGCCAAGGGCAGAAAATGACGAACAGGCGGCGGGCCCAGATCGCGAACGAAGCGAAGGCCGACCTCATGCTGCGGCTCCATCTCGACGCAGCAAAGGAGTCCGGGCTCGCGACCTTCTACCCGGCCCGGGAAGGGAGGGCGCAGGGCGTCACGGGGCCCTCGAAGGCGGTACGGGAAGCCTCCAAGCGCCTAGCCCCGGTCTTTCACAAGGCAGTCATGGAAAGTCTCAAGGGCAAGCTGAAAGACAGGGGGGTGCGGGACGAAGGGCAAACGACCGTCGGGGGGAAGCAGGGCGCCCTGACCGGCTCGATCTTTAGCAAGGTGCCCGTCTTGCTGGTCGAGATGGCCGTCATCACGAACCCCAATGACGAGAAGTTTGTGGCGACGAACGCCGGG carries:
- a CDS encoding proline dehydrogenase family protein codes for the protein MLFRTLILRASALPFVKAFMTRSPLVRPVVRRFIAGETVEQAIQVGDGLAASCFNVSLDLLGENVASVTEAERERDAYVDLVRRIGQSPHVEKINVSIKLTALGLDQGDEIAEKHYREIVAEAAKFGMFVRADMEASAYTERTVAMVARVFADLKNTGTVLQSMLHRTLDDARTMIALGARVRIVKGAYLEPATVAYQDKATVDAKYVEVAKMLLSEGNYPAIATHDERIIGELKAFVREKGIDPAKFEWQMLYGIRRDLQDRLREEGYNVRVYVPFGSAWYPYFSRRLAERPANLAFIAKSLVRR
- a CDS encoding outer membrane lipoprotein-sorting protein: MTALFAAIATAALGQSSPTIESYINTNFKDVSFVAQVQNAKQAELRKINKDFADSYRFKSSQVWMKEPLMLRMEGKVEDTSIFFIVNGTKRLVRVPRANINQKEDLSRSPGKRQTPLDFGLLTPSLFKDFFQSKFVRSETRGDFAGCQVFDLTYIPRLDDTSRHRVWVDSQMKFVRKREWYSQNGGKLLAIFTYDKPQQVSGVYVPTRVTVMNSEGKVGGSTTYGSLKVNTGLPNSLFEIK
- the hrcA gene encoding heat-inducible transcription repressor HrcA, translated to MSDLSPRKRQVLRAVVVEYVEGAEPVSSEQIVRQYELGVRSATVRNEMAEITELGYLEQPHTSAGRIPSDLGYRYYVDHLLIPVVLQASEQRRIGDATSEDDTLNELLRETTKALSRLTRLLSIAATIRNGEVTVRNVLVTAIGPDRALLVFVLQNGHVETRILDCPPGTTLEHLGKANAALGALVEGSSLRTVSRAKTPSVEDPVLSVLMRNAFALLRTTAREIMRGQLVADGQQYVIAQPEFQRDMESMAALLDSLEDEETLYSAAIGEGVTIGRENPIESMHGLSVIRKTFFVGEDEAGTLAVIGPTRLPYDRTSALLDFTARAVSETLTRLLK
- a CDS encoding N-acetylmuramoyl-L-alanine amidase codes for the protein MVACAILAALLGASPKPVVCLDPGHPSEVGRGASGKRVTELEVAWKVALKLRPLLEKGGYTVVLTKSSQGQKMTNRRRAQIANEAKADLMLRLHLDAAKESGLATFYPAREGRAQGVTGPSKAVREASKRLAPVFHKAVMESLKGKLKDRGVRDEGQTTVGGKQGALTGSIFSKVPVLLVEMAVITNPNDEKFVATNAGQNALAEALKAGVDAALAKVRAGSKEPGSSGRKGTARFEHLGTIADGDDRSEDAFGVSND